Proteins encoded together in one Fundidesulfovibrio soli window:
- a CDS encoding HesA/MoeB/ThiF family protein, whose amino-acid sequence MWNALVDRQTGYANFTPELMSAMRGMELAVIGAGGNGAVMEHLVRLGFERFTIIDPDVVEPTNLNRLPFGTDKIGLPKVAAWRDYLLSVNPASKVIPHEMSIDRDLAPWLREVLSGADLVFAGTTDVEANIVVGRICAELGKRMIVGPASSGAWVVSTFTHEGGMTLEAAARLGTEGQRLTEIDYAAAARKFRDLTFYPGREGKYAPGVVEAMFRGDLPARSCKVFVSLTNAAMAFEAVKNTAALRGLPFRGSAVTAMPVFHVFDPYSGCSYYHNAQTGEIGIPDWITGAVRWQRYEAPDDGETRQAAGCRNEAENHEPRGSHE is encoded by the coding sequence ATGTGGAACGCTCTTGTAGACCGCCAGACCGGTTATGCGAACTTCACGCCTGAACTCATGAGCGCCATGCGCGGCATGGAACTCGCCGTGATCGGGGCCGGCGGCAACGGCGCGGTGATGGAGCATCTGGTCCGCCTCGGATTCGAACGCTTCACCATCATCGACCCGGACGTGGTGGAGCCCACCAATCTGAACCGCCTCCCATTCGGCACGGACAAGATCGGATTGCCCAAGGTGGCCGCTTGGCGGGACTATCTTCTCTCCGTCAATCCGGCCTCCAAGGTCATCCCGCACGAGATGAGCATCGATCGCGACCTCGCTCCGTGGTTGAGGGAAGTTCTCTCCGGGGCGGACCTGGTGTTCGCGGGAACGACCGACGTCGAGGCGAACATCGTGGTCGGCCGGATATGCGCGGAGCTCGGCAAACGCATGATCGTCGGACCGGCCTCTTCGGGGGCCTGGGTCGTCTCGACCTTCACCCACGAGGGAGGAATGACGCTCGAAGCGGCGGCAAGGCTGGGCACGGAAGGGCAGCGCCTCACGGAGATCGACTACGCCGCGGCGGCCAGGAAATTCCGGGACCTGACCTTCTATCCGGGCCGGGAAGGGAAATACGCTCCGGGCGTGGTGGAGGCCATGTTCCGGGGTGATCTCCCCGCGCGGTCCTGCAAGGTGTTCGTGTCGCTCACAAATGCCGCCATGGCCTTCGAGGCGGTGAAGAACACGGCGGCACTTCGCGGGCTGCCCTTTCGCGGGTCCGCGGTCACGGCGATGCCGGTATTCCATGTCTTCGATCCCTATTCGGGGTGCTCATACTACCACAACGCGCAAACGGGCGAGATAGGAATTCCCGACTGGATCACGGGCGCTGTCCGTTGGCAACGGTACGAAGCCCCGGACGACGGCGAGACACGGCAAGCGGCGGGATGCCGCAATGAGGCGGAGAACCACGAACCAAGGGGAAGCCATGAGTAA
- a CDS encoding histidine phosphatase family protein encodes MSLTVYLLRHGRTAREDPWRFLGQRDAPLSDAGRDQMRWWRKELASLDFAGAWCSDLTRCRESAELVLAGHGLTAIPMAGLREISLGEWDGLSVEEVRRSYPGLYEARGADIAGFRPPGGESFADLAQRAGQALKDILRQATGRPVRSLENTHEALPGADNANILLVAHAGVNRVLICDLLGFPLEGLFSLGQDHGCLNVLRFGNGKPVLHALNHEVRNEFAVTSLGIQPE; translated from the coding sequence ATGAGCCTGACCGTCTACCTGCTGCGCCACGGCCGGACCGCCCGGGAGGATCCCTGGCGGTTCCTGGGCCAGCGCGACGCCCCCCTCTCGGATGCCGGGCGCGACCAGATGCGCTGGTGGCGCAAGGAACTCGCGAGCCTGGACTTCGCCGGGGCCTGGTGCTCTGACCTGACGCGCTGCCGGGAGAGCGCCGAACTGGTGCTGGCGGGCCATGGCCTCACCGCCATACCCATGGCCGGGTTGCGGGAAATTTCGCTTGGGGAGTGGGACGGCCTGAGCGTCGAGGAGGTGCGCCGCAGCTACCCCGGCCTCTATGAGGCGCGCGGCGCGGACATCGCCGGTTTCAGGCCCCCCGGCGGCGAGAGCTTCGCCGACCTAGCGCAAAGGGCCGGCCAAGCCCTGAAGGATATCCTGCGTCAGGCCACAGGCCGCCCGGTCCGCTCCCTCGAAAACACGCATGAAGCCCTGCCCGGCGCGGACAACGCCAACATTCTGTTGGTGGCCCATGCCGGGGTGAACCGCGTGCTCATCTGCGACCTGCTGGGCTTCCCCCTGGAGGGTCTGTTCAGCCTCGGCCAGGATCACGGCTGCCTGAACGTGCTGCGCTTCGGCAACGGCAAGCCCGTGCTGCATGCCCTCAACCATGAAGTGCGTAACGAGTTTGCTGTCACCAGCCTCGGAATCCAACCCGAATAG